GGGAAGTTCCGGCTCCCCTGGCAGCAGACCTGGGAAGTGATCTGCGAGGAAGCCCTGGGCGCACAGGAGGGGAAGGACTCCCTCTCGGGCACGGCACGTTACAACTACCGGTCCGGCTTCGACCGGTGGTGCGAGAGGTGGCTCGATGCCCTGATGCGTCTCACTCCTGCCGAGCAGAACAACCACGCCTCTCCGGTAGCGGCACAATGGGCGCGTGCATACGACGCCCTGGAGCGGGCGATCAAGCGCGATCTGCAGGATGAACCGTGGGTGGTCAGGCTGGCCGATCGACTGCACCACGCGGGGCGTGGGCTGGTCACCGGCATCGCTGCTTCCATGGCCGAGCCGGTGGTCGTGGCCTACGGCGGACGCGAGGTGATCGACCTGCCGTGGCCTGCCCAGTACCTGCTCTGGACCCGATATCCAGCCGGCGTCCGCCAAGCCGGCCCCAGCCGACACCGCCTGACGGCAGTCCCCCGGCTCTTCACCGCCCTCGACGGTCTCTCGCGCCGCTCCCTACGAGTGATCGGCGACACCGAGTGGCCCGACTCACCCGCCGTGTACCAAGAAGCCATCGACCAGGTCTCCAAGGCCGCGCTCTCGCCCGACGCCCACTGCTGGTGGAACACCCCAGCAGCTGGGCGGCTCCCACACCTTCTGTCCATGGCACGCGCAGACGCCGCATCCGCGCAACAGCAGGCACAGCGCGCCCAGGCACCCTGGGCGGTAAGACGACCACACGTTCGGGCCCAGCTGGCGAAACACCAGGAACGTGCAGGACATGGATCACTCCCAGAACTTCCCATCCCACGCCATCTCTCCGCCTGACACCACCAGGATCAAGATCCGGGCCAGTTCCGGTCCAACCCCTGCCGAGGAGGCACACCACCTGCCGTCTCCGCTGGTCAACGTGGGTTCGACATCTGTACCACCAGCACACGAAGAACCTGCTGGTCAGCTACTCGCCGAAGAAACTCGGCTTCTTCTGAGCGTCTTGGGCGAGACGTACCAGGAGGCGCTTGGGCAGCCGAGATCGCGAGCCATGGGGCGGTGTGCAGCAGACGGCACGTCCCTGCAGCCAGTTGCAGTACGGGGGCGGCCGCCTTGGGGCTCCCATGGCCCCTTGGCCAAGGCGGGTCACCATGTCGTGGCGACCGTTCTCAGGGGATCCACGTGTCGCCGCGGCGGCCGTAGTCGGTGGTCAGGAGCAACCGCCAGTCGGCCCGGCTTCCGTACACCGTCGCGTCGGTCATGGTCCGGACGGTCACACGCGCCGTGCCGCCGTCGAGGTCGAGCGCCGTGTCCACCTCGTCGATGGAGTGGTAGACGAACTGCCCGGCCTTCATCTCGGCCAGCCACTCTGCCTCGGGCTGCACGTATCCCGTCATGTGGGTGAGGGTGAAGGCCTCGTCGAGCAGGTCGTCGAGTGACTGTGTGTCTCCTTCGACCATGGCGTCCAGGTAGACGTGGTGGGCCTGGAGAATGTCCTCCCGGTCCGTCTGACTGGGGGTGGGGGGCACGCTGACTCCTTGTTGCGTGGCGGGCGTTGCGCGGGGGCCCGGACTGTCGCCAGGCTGCGGCGCGTGCCCGGACGGCGTCGAGGTCGTCGCGGACCCGCTGCGGCTCGGCGTCGAGCGGCATGTTCGCCTCGTCCCGTACCGCGTCCAGGGAGCCAGGCGGGTCCTGGTCCAGCGCCGCGAACAACGGCCCCAAGTCGCTTGGTGCGTCTTCCTGTTCGGCCACCAGCTCGAAGGTGTGACCGGCCGCCTCGGGAGCGGTGAGCGCCGCCACCAGGACCCGTGCGATGTCGGCGCGCGCGATAATTCCGTCGGCGGGGCCACCGGAGCGGCGGCGGTCGCCCTGGAGGAACACCAGGCGCTGCTCGTCAGGTCCGTTCATGTCGAACCAGCCCGGTCGCACGATGGTGTACGTGAGACCACTGGACCGCACAAGACGCTCCGAGCGGCGCTTCCACTCCAGCAGATGGCCGTAGCTGCTGCTGCGGGTAGTGGCCCCGATGGAGGTCTTCAGCGCCAGGCGGGGCCGCGCGCCGTCCAGGGAGGCCAGGGCGGTCAGGACGTTGTGTACGCCTGCGTAGTCCACCGTCTCCGGCGAGGAAGCGCCGGTGCCGAAGGAGCCGAGGGTGAGCACGATGGCGTCGGCGCCGGCCACCGCCGCGGGCAGGGTCTCGGGCCGGGTGATATCGCCGACGACAAGCTCGGCGTCGGCGGGGAACAGCTGGCCCCCTTCGCGCTGTCCCGCACCAGGGCCCGGACGGCGTGTCCGCGGGCGACCGCCTCGGCCACCACGAGCCGTCCGATGCTGCCGGTGGCGCCGACACCAGCACGGTCAGGGGCGGCGCTGCCATGTTCGTTTCCTCCTCGCCAGGGCACGGGTGGGATGAGCGCCCATGCCGTCAGTCTCACTCGGTCATCGCGATCGCGCGCTGTGCGTCAAGCCCCCTGCGGGTGGTGTTGCCGCAGGTCACTCCCGTAAGAGGTCGGCTCTCGGCGCCCTCGTACAGCGTCCACGGGGGGGGCCGGTCATGCCTGCTTCGGCTTCGCGAAGGTCGCGCCGTCGATCACGAACCGGTAGCGGACGTCGGAGGAACATCGACGTCTTCAGCTTCGATGGGCCCTGGTCATGCACAGCCGCTTCGGCGTGTTCACCTTCATCGCGCCCTACCTGGAGCGGCTGGGCGTGGGATCGTCCGTGGTCGGCGTGGCCCTGACTGTACTCGGCGGTGCCGGCATCGTCGGAGTGAAACTGATCGGGCGCCTGGGACAGCGTTCCCTGATGGCGGGCATGGTGACCGCACCCGCGATGATCATCCTTGCGCTCGCTGCGCTGCTGGTCGCTCCGAACTCCCTCCCGGTCATGTTCCTGATCTTCATCGTGTGGGGCATGGGCTTCTCCGCCACCGTCCTGCTCTACCAGCAGACACCACCGGCCTCCACATGGCCCTCGCGGCAAGCACGGGTGCCATGGAACCAGTCGGAGCCGGGGCCGTTCACGGAACGGACGTAGATGTCGTCGGCTACGCGCACGACCCAGATCGCGCGCGGGCTGCTCAGCCCGCCGTCCCGGCGTGGTGACGCGATCTCCAGCTCCTCGGCGGCTCCGACGCGGTCGAGCTCGTCGGCGGTCCGGGTGGTGGTCGTGGTTCATCTCCTCGTGCGTCGTACGACTACTCCTGCAGGGCGGGTTTGAGCAGGACGGCGGAGATCTGTCCGGTCGACCGGCAAGTTTTTGAAGAGGATGGCGGGCCGGTGTCGGGGGGCGTCAGCCGTGCTTCCGCAGAGCCCGGGAGAGGCGTTCGCCGAGCGTGCGGTCTATGCCCGATGGGGAGTCGATGCCCAGGGTGGCCGCCAGGTCGCGGACGTGCAGGTCGGCCAAGGCCTCGGTGAGTTCGGCGAACGCGTCCGCGGCGGCCCGGCCGCGACGGAGGCCCGCGGCGACGGCGGTGATCCCGACCAGGGCGGCCGGCCACCACCACACGCCCATCACCAGATACCCCGCGCCCCAGGCGCACAGGCGCGCCGCCGCGCCGAACCGCACGCGAGCGGCGTGCAGTTCGGCGCGGGTTCCGTCGGCGGCGAGGAGCCATAGGTGGGGCCAGGCGGCCGCCAGGTCCAGGCGGTATATGCCCCAGAGCCGTTGCCCGGGTGCGGCAAACCGGTCGCCCACGCCGAAGGGGTGGCGTGGCGCGGCAGCCGCGATACGGTCACGGTCGGCGAAGTGGCCCTCCGCGAGGCCGGCGAGCCTGTCGGCGTCATCCGCCCCGGCGATACGGGCCCGGCCCGCCGTGACCAGCGCGGCGCGGAACGCGGCGTCGGCGGCGCGCCATCGGCGCAGCCGGCGGTCGGCGAGGCGCCGCAGCAGGGGCCCGCGGGGCTCGGCGCACCAGAGGAGTTACGAAGAACCTGCTGGTCAGCTACTCGCCGAAGAAGCTCGGGTTCTTCTAGGGGCATGAAAAGTGGCGCCCGAACTGGGCCACGGCACGTTGTCAAAGGGCCCCACCGTTCGCGGTGGGACCCTTCGAGACGTGCTCCATGTCAGTCGGCGGCCTGCCCGTCCGTTCCCGCCGTGACGGGTTCTTCCGGTGCCGACGGCAGGCTGCGTAGTCGGCTCACCGGGGACAGGACGAGTGCGATCAGCACGGCGGCCGAGGCGATCGCCGCCACGGTCAATGCACCCCGGGCACCGATCCGGCCGGACAGCAGGCCCGCGAACAGGCCACCGAGTGCTCCGCCGCCGAACAGCAGGGTGCGGAAGACCGCCGTCATCCGGCCCATCATCGACTGTGGGGTACTGGCCTGGCGCAGACTGACGATGACGACGCCGGCGACGCCGAGCCCGAGGTAGGTGATGAAGAAGGAGAGGACGAACATCCCCACCATCACCGGCCGGGGGCCGGCGGCCAGGACGATCAGCATCGGGCCGATGAGGAGGGCCGACTGCGCGACGAGGTAGACAAGGCCGAGCCGGAAGCGCCGGATCACCTTGCGGGAGATCGCCGCGCCGATCAGACCGCCCACGGAGGCAGTGGCGAAGATGCCGCCGAGGACCGTCGAGTCCAGCTGCAGGTCCCGTGCCCCGTACAGCAGGAACATCGTCCACACCGTGACCATGGAGAAATTGCAGCAGAACCCGATGAGCGCGAGAGACCGCAGCACCGGGTTCTTCAGGACCCAGCGCAGACCGTCCCTGAGCTCGGTCGGCACGTGTCGTCGTGCGGCCGGGAGCCGGGGTCCTGGCTCGGGGGTGCGGATGAGGAGCAGCGAGACCAGGGACACCAGATAGGAGAACGCGTTCACGATCAGCGCCACGGGTGCGGTCAGAGCGCCGATCAGGACACCGGCGAGCCCGGGTCCCGCCACGTCGGCCGCCGATGAGCTCATCCCCATCTTGGCGCCGGCTTCGACATAGTGCTGGGGGTCGCGTACGAGTGTGGGCACGTACGACATCCAGCTCACGTCGAACAGCACCGAGGCCACGCCGACGGCGCATGCGATCACCAGGAGCGAGGCCATGCTCAGCGCGTCCGTCCAGTACAGGACGGGCACGAGGGCCAACAGGATCATCCGGACAAGGTTGGCGCCGAGCATGATCCGCCGGCGCCGGGCGCGGTCCACCCACACCCCGAAGACCAGGGCGAGTCCGAGATACGGGACGAGTTGCAGGAAGCGCAGGACACCGACCTGCTCGTCGGTGGCGTCGAAGGCGAGGATCGCGGTCAGGGGTAGGGCGAGATTCGTGACCTGGGTGCCGAGGAGCGAGATGGTCTCGCCGAGCCAGAACTTGAGAAAGTCGCCGTTGCGCCAGAGGCTGTCCGGGCTGTCCGGGGCCGGTTCTACGGTGCGTGTCTGCGTGGCGGTCATCGCCGTCCCCGGCTGAGGAGGTCCGCGACCGCGTCGGCGACGTGGTCCACCTCCTCCTCGGTGTTGTAGTAGTGCGGCGACAGGCGCAGACACCATTCGATGCCCTTGTCCGCGAAGTCGAGCTGCGCGAACTCACGGAAGCTGAGTGCCGAGTTGATGGAACGGGCGTCCATGGCCGCCTTGAACGGCTCCGGCTGCCAGCCCTCCACCTCGAAGGTGACGAGCGCGGCGAGACGCCGGCCACGGTCGAGCAGGCGCACTCCGGGGATGGGTTCGAGCCGGTCGCGCAGCCGGGCCGCGAGCATCGGTGTGCGCTGCTCGATGGCCTCGATGCCGACCTCGCGGGCATAGCGCGTCGCGGCGGCGCTGCCGAGCACCGTGGCGTACGGCAACTCCCACTCCTCGAACCGGGTTGCCGTCCCGACGGGCTCGTAGCCGCCCGGCTCGGTCCAGCGGGCGCCGTGCATGTCGATGAACAGCGGCTCGTAGCCCGCGCGCAGGACGCGATCGGAGACGTACAGGAATCCGGAGCCGCGCGGCCCGCGCAGGAACTTGCGGCAAGTGGCGGTGAGGAAGTCGCAGCCGATCTCCTCCACGTCGAGGACGAACTGGCCCACCGACTGACAGGCGTCGACCAGGTAGAGCAGGTCCAGCTCACGGCAGTGGCGGCCGATCTCGGCCACGGGCGAGACCAGACCCGAGTTGGTGGGGACATGGGTGGCGGACACCAGGCGCGGGCGGTGGGTCCGCATCAGCGCGGCCATCGCCTCCACATCGACCCCGCCCTCGGGTGCGTCGGGCGCGTGGACGATGCGTACACCGAATCGCTTTCGCAGGGACAAGAAGGCGATCTGGTTGGAGACGAAGTCGTCGCGGGTGGTGAGGATGACGTCGTCGGCCTCGAACGGGATCGAGGACAGGGCGTTGGAGTAGGCGTGGGTGGCGCTGCCCGCGAAGGCGATGTTGTCGGGCGTGGTGTTGATGAGGGCGGCGATCTCCGTGTAGAACTCGCGGACTTCGGCGGCTCGGGCGGCCGACGCCTCGTAGCCGCCGATCCGCGCCTCGAGGTTCAGCTGGCCGACCATCGCGTCCAGGACCGGGGCTGCCAGCAGGCCGGAGCCCGCGTTGTTGAAGTGGATGACCTGTCGGCACCCCGGGGTGTCGGCCCGCAGAGCGGCGACGTCCAGCTGAAGTGCTTCCGAAGCGGAGCTAGTAGCGCTATTCTTCTCTGTCATGAACGACGGTAGCACTTCTGGGGAGTTGGCCGACAGTCTCCGTACGCGGCTCTCCCGGCTTTCCCCCGGCGACCGGCTGCCGAGCAGCCGGGAGCTGATCAAGGAGTACCGGGTCGGCCCCGCGACCGTGGCGCGGGCCATCGCCGCGCTGGCCGCCGAGGGCGCGGTGGTGACCCGTCCGGGCAGCGGTACGTTCGTGGCGCAGCGCACCCGACTCCACGGCGAAGCCGCCGCCACGGACACGGACTGGCAGACGGTCGCCCTCACCGACCGCGCCGTAGACACCCAACTGATCGCCGACCCGCTCGGCCCGCCGCCGGCCGGAACGATTGCGATGGACGGCGGCTACGTGCACCGCTCGCTCCAGCCCACCCGGGCCCTGAGCGCGGCGCTCGCGCGGGCAGCACGCCGTCCGGACGCCTGGGACCGCGCCCCGGCCGGCGGACTCATGGCGCTGCGCACCGTGTTCGCCCGCATCGTCGGCGGCAGCGTGGCGCCGGAGGACGTGCTGGTCACCGCAGGCGGACAGAGCGCCCTGTCGATCGCGTTCCGGGCCATCGCCGGGCCCGGCAGCCCGGTCCTGGTGGAGTCCCCCACCTATCCCCGGGCCCTGGCCGCCGCCCGCGCCGCGGGGCTGCGGCCCGTCCCGGTACCGCTCGACGCCGACGGCCTGCGGCCCGACATGCTGGCCGACGCGTTCGCGATGACCGGCGCGCGACTGCTGTACTGCCAGCCGACCTTCCAGAACCCGACCGGCACCGTCCTTGCACCCGAGCGGCGCCGCCAGATCCTCGACGTGGCGCGCGCCTCGGGCGCGTTCGTCATCGAGGATGACTTCGCACGGCACCTGGGACACGGCAGCGCCGTGCCGCGGCCGCTGGTCGCCGACGACCGCGACGGCACGGTCGTCCACGTCACCTCACTCACCAAGCCCGCCGCACCGAGCCTGCGGATCGGGGCGCTCGTGGCCCGCGGACCGGTCATGGAACGCATGCGGGCGGTGCGCCTGGTCGACGACTTCTTCGTCACGCGCCCGCTCCAGGAGGCCGCGCTCGAAGTGCTCAGCTCCCCGTCCTGGGAGCGGCACGTACGTTCTCTCGGTACGGCGCTGCGGGAGCGGTGCGCCGCGCTGGCCGCCGCGGTCACGCAGGAGATCCCCGGCGCGACCTTGGCCGGGCTGCCCACGGGCGGACTGCACTTGTGGGTTCGTCTGCCGTCAGGTGTGGACGACACGGTCCTCACCGCCGCCGCCCGGCAACGCGGCGTCGCGGTGAGCGCCGGCAGCCGCTACTTCGCCACGGAGCCGCCGGCGGCTCACCTGCGTATCGGGTTCGCCACGACGGCCGATCACGCCGAACTGACCGAGGGCACACGTCGGCTGGCAGCCGCGCTTGCGGATGTCGGCCCCGGGCAGGGGTGAGGCACACGACTCGACTACGTCGCGGAGCGCGTATCGACACCGGATCGCACTCCTGACCAGCGGTCATCCGTCTTCGGAAGCATCCAAGGCCGGGGAGAATGACCCCCCGATGGGGAACGGCCGGGGAGGATCGCCCGCATGAACGGGCAGCACGGCAGAAGGGCCGGAAAGGCGGATCGCCGCAGGTCGGACCACATATACAGCCGATTTCCGCAGGTCAGCGGATCTGGGGAGAATGCGCGGCGCTGGGGAGTGGACGCCTCCTGCCGACCCGCTCGCAGTTCTGCGGCCACCACGGGAACGGTCCCCACAGGCAAGGCTGAGAGTCGGGGGTCACCGAGGGTGCCAGGCGAAGCCCTGCCGACCGTTCCCTGGATGCTGTTGACTTCCACGCGGGGCATCACACACAGGGAGGGCCGGTTGGAACCGAGGAGTGCAGCGGCTGCGGGAATGGACTTCCCGTACACCGCACGTACGACGTGCTACATCGAGGTCCACGAAGACGGCAGCGTGACGCACGGGGCTGACCGTGCTGCCTACGAACGAGCTCTGGCCGGCAGCTCGCGGCTCTTCGCGGTCTGGCCCGGCGAGTGGTCCAGCCACTTGTTCGTGATCGACGACCTGGACGAGTACGCCAAGGCTCACGGTATCAAGCACGACGAGGAGCGGACCGGCCTCAAGGAACACGTCCACGAGGTGCGGTGGGAAGAGACCTCGTACGGGAACGACAATCCCCGCAGCCCGTATCTGAGCATCGACGTCTCGCTGGACTGCGGCTGCACGATCCACAACATCCGAACCTTCGCGGCCCAGATGAAGGCACAGAGGGGATGGGACGTCGCCACCAGCGTCGGCTGGGGCAGCAGCGGTGGACCGCTCCGGCGAGGACGAGGGGTCTGTGAACCGGCGGCACAGCTCAACCGTGTCGACCCGGGACATCCTCGCCAACGTCCTGATCGACGTGGGACGGCACGCGAAGGCTGCTGCTCTCCTCGACCGCTGCGTCCACGACTACCGGCGCGTCTACGGCCCGGGGCACCCCCGCCAGCGGGCCGCCGAGGAGAAGCTGGCCTGGCTACCGGACGACACCCGGTAGGGCAACACCGGGCGGCCCGGAGCCACAGACCGTATCGGCCCCGTTTCTCCACCCACCCGGAGATGCAGGCGCAAGGGATCTCGGCGCCGGAGACGTAGATCGCTCCTGCGTACCTGCGGGCGAGGCGTCATACCAGGTCCAGCCGGCCACACTGACCGGCGTCCCGACGCTCGACGCAGCCCCCGAGCACCTGGTGCAGGTGGCGGCGACGGCCGTCCTCGAGTGATCGCCGAGGGCACGGCCGAGAGGCGGGGGGGCGATCGCCGATGGCAGCCTGGGCCCATACGGGATCTGCGAAAGGGACTACCCATGATCACCACCGACTTCGCCCCCGGCTCCCCCTGCTGGCTCGACCTCGGTGCTCCCGACGTCCCCGCCGCCGCGGCCTTCTACGGCGCCGTGCTCGGCTGGGACTACGAGCCTATGAGCGGCGGCGGAGAGGACATGGAAGGCGGCATGTTCCGCAAGGACGGCAAGATCGTCGCCGGCCTGGGCAAGCTCACCGAGAAGGGCGCCCGCTCCGCCTGGATGATCTACTACAGCGTCGCCGACGCGGACGCCACGACCGAGGCCGTCGAACGCGCCGGCGGGACCGTGCGGGTCACACCGACGGACCTCGACGAGTGGGGACGAATGGCCCAGTACAGCGATCCGCTGGGGGGCCAGTTCGCCGTCTGGCAGCCCGGCACGAACAAGGGCGTCGACCTGGTGGACGCGCCGGGCGCGCTGTCCTGGACGGAGCTCTACACGAGCGACGCCGCGGCCGCCCGGGAGTTCTACGGCAGCGTCTTCGGCTGGCAGTACGCCGACATGGAAATGCCCGGCGGCGGAGGCACGTACACCCTCATCACCCCCGCCGGCCTGCCCCAGGAGCGCATGCAGGGCGGCCTCATGGAACTCCCCCGGGAGCATCTCGCCCTCACGGGCGGCCGCCCGTACTGGCACCCGGTCTTCGACGTCGTCGACTGCGACGCTGCGATCGCCAAGGTCACCGAGAACGGCGGCAGCATCCAGATGGGCCCGGACGACGCCGAGGACGTGGGCCGCCTCGCCGTCTGCCTCGACCCGTCCAACGCCGACTTCGTCGTCCTGACCCCGACCCCGAAGTGACCGAGGGCCGCTCGTCGTGGCCGGCGCGCGACGAGCCGCACACGGTCCCTGCCGACGGAACCGTCGGGCTGTTCGAAGCGCCGGCTTGGTCGCTCCGGCTTCCACGATGCCCGCGTACGACGCGACGTGATACATCCTCGCGCACTTGCTGCCGGTCGACCCGACCGACGACACCGTGCTCGTCCTCCCTTCCAGGAGAGCCGGCCGGTGCTCGTACTCGTTGCCGTCGCGCAGTACAGCGGCGGGCAGGCGGGAGACCCATGCCTCGGGCACGCCGGCGGCGGCCACCGCGGTGCGCGCTCCGCGTAGTGCCACGCGAACGGGTATGCGCAGCGGATGGGTGCGGTTACCGGGATCGGAGTGAGTACGCGTACTCACATGACCCGCGCTCGTACGCTCGAGGGAAGATGGCACCGCAGACAGGCCCTGGGCTCCGGGCTGAGGTTGGCCGGCGGCAGCAGGCGCCACAGCACCGGCTCTGCCGCCGGCGGACCAGGCGCTGCTGGTCGCCGTGTACTACCGGACGAACCATTGGCCGCAGTCGAACCCTGCCCTCCTCGTCGCGACAAGCACCGGACCGATCGTCCAGGGCGTCAAGTGGGTGTGTGGGCGGTTTTGTTCGTCGTGGCGCCGTCTTCGTCCTGGTCCTCCGACGCAGCAGGCTGTTGCGGAGTGGGAGGGGTGCGGACCAGCAGTGCGACCAGCACGGCCAAGGTGCCGATCACGGCGCCGACGCCGAATCCCCAGCGGATGCCCGTGGCCAGGGCGCCGGTGGCGCCGGCGCCGTCGGCTGCCGCCGTGGCGGCGTGTCCCGACATGACGCTGATGACCAGGGCGGTACCGGCGGCGGCCGCGACCTGTTGGAGCGAGCCCAGGATGGCGGAGCCGTGGGGGTAGAGGTGCGGCGGCAGTACGGACAGGCCGGAGGTGAAGACGGGGGTGAAGACGAACGCCATGCCCGCGCTCAGGGCCACGTAAAGGGCGAGCACCAGCCACGGCGAGGTCTGTTCGCCCGTGAGGGCGAACAGTGCGAGGCAAAGCGCGGTGAGTGCGGCTCCGGGTACGACCAGGCGTGGTGCGCCGAGTCGGTCGTAGAGCTTGCCGACCTGCGGTCCGAGCAGGCCCATGGTCAGGCCGCCGGGGATGAGGAGAAGCCCGGTCTGCAGTGAGGTCAGGCCGCACACCTCCTGCAGATAGATCGGCAGCAGGATGAACGCACCCATGAGGGCCATGAAGGACAGGCACATCAGGCCCAGTGCCACGGAGAAGTGACGAAACGTCAGGGCGCGGAGGTCCAGCAGCGGTGTGGACGAGCGCTGCAGTGCCAGCTGTCGCCATGCGAACAGGCCTACCAGCACGGCGCCGGCCAGGGTCGTGGCCGCCGGAGACATGGGGGCCTGGGCTGCGTTCCCGGCACCGAGCCCGCTCAGGCCGTAGACCAGGGCGCCGAAGCCCGCTGCCGCCAGGGGGACGGACAACCAGTCGATCGGGCCGGCCTGCGGCTCGCCGACGTTGACCAGTTTGCGCCGACCGAATATGGCCATGGCTCCGGCGATGGGCAGCACGGCCAAGAACAGCAGGCGCCATGTCCCCAGCTGCAGCAGCACGCCCGAGACCGCAGGGCCGAGGGCGGGCGCGACGGAGATGACGAGGGTGATGTTGCCCATGACACGGCCGCGGTCGTGCGGGGGCACGAGGGTCATCAGCGTCGTCATGAGCAGCGGCATCATGACGGCGGTGCCGCTGGCCTGGATGACGCGGGCGGCCAGCAGCACGGGGAAGGCGGGCGCGGCCGCGGCCAGAGCCGTGCCGGCGAGGAACAGTGCCATGGCCAGGCCGAAGGCGGTCCGAGTCGTCACCCGCTGGAGGAACCACCCCGTCACCGGGATGACGACGGCCATGGTGAGCATGAAGGCCGTGGACAGCCACCCTGCGGCTGCCGCGGTGACCTCGAACTCGCGCATGAGCCGCGGGATCGCGTTGACCATGATCGTCTCGTTGAGGAGGACGACGAACGTGGACAGCACGAGAATCCGCAGCACGGCGGTGACGCGGGCGGGCGAGAGGGTGGGTGTTGCGTGTGGTGCGAGCATGGCGCCTTCCGTCAGGTGAGTGCCCTCCGCACGTGGGCAGGTCACACTGGCAGACCGCGGCGCCGGGAAGAACTCATCGGTGTTGTCCGATCCTGTCGGTGTCGCCGCCCAAGCTCAAACCATTTTGCCGACCCGGAACGGCCAAGCCCAGGAAACCGCCCTGTACGTCACCCCCGGCGTGGGGGCTGCTGGTGCGGGCCTACATCTTCACCCGTCGCCGTCGGAACTGACAGGCGGTACGTCGACCGGCACACCCCCGCCGCGCAGTGACTCGGTTCGCTGCACAGCCGGTTGCCACCGCCTGGCGTGCGGCGACCGAAGAGGTGAGCATGGGGCACCGTCGCGTACGAAGTCCACGAACTCGGCCAGCAGCCTCGGGTCCGCGCCGCCGTGCCCGCCGTCCCCGGCCCGCACCTCGACCGTCAGGTCCGCGTCCGACCCGGCGTCGGAACTTCAACTCACGTGCCGTCTGGGGCCGGGAATCCGCCGTCCCCACTCTGTCTTGTCCGGTGATCCAGGACTCGACATTTGGCACAGCGACACGCACCCTACTGGTACCAGGTCAACCCCCGAAGGACTTCCGGAGCCGACCACTCCTCACAGTGGGCCGAGCACTGCACCTCGCAATTGCCTATGAGGACAAGTGCCAGTACGTGCTCCGTGTCGGCAACCTGATCACCGCCCACCATGCCGACCCGGCCATTACCTCGAAGAGGCCGTCGCCTCAGTCCCCGCCGACAAGGTGCTGGGCGGCACCCTGCACAGCCTGACCGCGCACCCGATGGGCCGGACCATGGACATGGACACCCTGCACAAGGCCAGGCAGGCCCGAAACTGGATCGCCTACGAAGGCGCCTCGATCGGCGCCATCTGCTCAGTGGACCGCGACCTCGTCATTCAGCACACCGTCAAACCGCGTGACGCCGTCACGGATCTCGCGCTCGGCGACAACATCATCTCGCACTGGTGCAACGGCCTGACTGAACCGCACGAC
The sequence above is a segment of the Streptomyces sp. NBC_01255 genome. Coding sequences within it:
- a CDS encoding nuclear transport factor 2 family protein, whose protein sequence is MPPTPSQTDREDILQAHHVYLDAMVEGDTQSLDDLLDEAFTLTHMTGYVQPEAEWLAEMKAGQFVYHSIDEVDTALDLDGGTARVTVRTMTDATVYGSRADWRLLLTTDYGRRGDTWIP
- a CDS encoding NAD(P)H-binding protein; amino-acid sequence: MRLTAWALIPPVPWRGGNEHGSAAPDRAGVGATGSIGRLVVAEAVARGHAVRALVRDSAKGASCSPPTPSLSSAISPGPRPCPRRWPAPTPSCSPSAPSAPALPRRRRWTTQAYTTS
- a CDS encoding DUF2255 family protein, which gives rise to MEIASPRRDGGLSSPRAIWVVRVADDIYVRSVNGPGSDWFHGTRACREGHVEAGGVCW
- a CDS encoding MFS transporter; amino-acid sequence: MTATQTRTVEPAPDSPDSLWRNGDFLKFWLGETISLLGTQVTNLALPLTAILAFDATDEQVGVLRFLQLVPYLGLALVFGVWVDRARRRRIMLGANLVRMILLALVPVLYWTDALSMASLLVIACAVGVASVLFDVSWMSYVPTLVRDPQHYVEAGAKMGMSSSAADVAGPGLAGVLIGALTAPVALIVNAFSYLVSLVSLLLIRTPEPGPRLPAARRHVPTELRDGLRWVLKNPVLRSLALIGFCCNFSMVTVWTMFLLYGARDLQLDSTVLGGIFATASVGGLIGAAISRKVIRRFRLGLVYLVAQSALLIGPMLIVLAAGPRPVMVGMFVLSFFITYLGLGVAGVVIVSLRQASTPQSMMGRMTAVFRTLLFGGGALGGLFAGLLSGRIGARGALTVAAIASAAVLIALVLSPVSRLRSLPSAPEEPVTAGTDGQAAD
- a CDS encoding aminotransferase class V-fold PLP-dependent enzyme, with amino-acid sequence MTEKNSATSSASEALQLDVAALRADTPGCRQVIHFNNAGSGLLAAPVLDAMVGQLNLEARIGGYEASAARAAEVREFYTEIAALINTTPDNIAFAGSATHAYSNALSSIPFEADDVILTTRDDFVSNQIAFLSLRKRFGVRIVHAPDAPEGGVDVEAMAALMRTHRPRLVSATHVPTNSGLVSPVAEIGRHCRELDLLYLVDACQSVGQFVLDVEEIGCDFLTATCRKFLRGPRGSGFLYVSDRVLRAGYEPLFIDMHGARWTEPGGYEPVGTATRFEEWELPYATVLGSAAATRYAREVGIEAIEQRTPMLAARLRDRLEPIPGVRLLDRGRRLAALVTFEVEGWQPEPFKAAMDARSINSALSFREFAQLDFADKGIEWCLRLSPHYYNTEEEVDHVADAVADLLSRGRR
- a CDS encoding aminotransferase-like domain-containing protein, translated to MNDGSTSGELADSLRTRLSRLSPGDRLPSSRELIKEYRVGPATVARAIAALAAEGAVVTRPGSGTFVAQRTRLHGEAAATDTDWQTVALTDRAVDTQLIADPLGPPPAGTIAMDGGYVHRSLQPTRALSAALARAARRPDAWDRAPAGGLMALRTVFARIVGGSVAPEDVLVTAGGQSALSIAFRAIAGPGSPVLVESPTYPRALAAARAAGLRPVPVPLDADGLRPDMLADAFAMTGARLLYCQPTFQNPTGTVLAPERRRQILDVARASGAFVIEDDFARHLGHGSAVPRPLVADDRDGTVVHVTSLTKPAAPSLRIGALVARGPVMERMRAVRLVDDFFVTRPLQEAALEVLSSPSWERHVRSLGTALRERCAALAAAVTQEIPGATLAGLPTGGLHLWVRLPSGVDDTVLTAAARQRGVAVSAGSRYFATEPPAAHLRIGFATTADHAELTEGTRRLAAALADVGPGQG
- a CDS encoding tetratricopeptide repeat protein, whose protein sequence is MSTRDILANVLIDVGRHAKAAALLDRCVHDYRRVYGPGHPRQRAAEEKLAWLPDDTR
- a CDS encoding VOC family protein, with translation MITTDFAPGSPCWLDLGAPDVPAAAAFYGAVLGWDYEPMSGGGEDMEGGMFRKDGKIVAGLGKLTEKGARSAWMIYYSVADADATTEAVERAGGTVRVTPTDLDEWGRMAQYSDPLGGQFAVWQPGTNKGVDLVDAPGALSWTELYTSDAAAAREFYGSVFGWQYADMEMPGGGGTYTLITPAGLPQERMQGGLMELPREHLALTGGRPYWHPVFDVVDCDAAIAKVTENGGSIQMGPDDAEDVGRLAVCLDPSNADFVVLTPTPK